The proteins below are encoded in one region of Mycobacterium pseudokansasii:
- the purN gene encoding phosphoribosylglycinamide formyltransferase codes for MQEPLRVPPSAPTRVVVLASGTGSLLNALLEAAAGDYPARIVAVGVDRECRAAEIAARASVPSFTVRVTDYPGRDAWDAAITDVTAAHSPDLVVSAGFMRILGPQFLSRFSGRILNTHPALLPAFPGAHGVADALSYGVKVTGCTVHLVDAGVDTGPILAQQAVPVLEGDDEETLHERIKVIERRLLVDVVAAIATGGLTCIGRKATLG; via the coding sequence GTGCAGGAACCGCTCCGGGTACCCCCGAGTGCACCGACGCGAGTGGTAGTGCTGGCATCGGGCACCGGATCGCTGCTGAACGCGCTGCTGGAAGCCGCCGCGGGCGACTATCCGGCGCGGATCGTCGCCGTCGGGGTGGATCGCGAGTGCCGGGCCGCCGAGATCGCGGCGCGGGCATCGGTGCCGAGCTTCACGGTCCGGGTCACCGACTACCCCGGCCGCGACGCCTGGGACGCGGCCATCACCGATGTCACCGCCGCCCATTCACCCGATCTGGTGGTATCGGCCGGATTTATGAGAATCCTTGGGCCGCAATTCCTGTCACGATTCAGCGGCCGCATCCTCAACACCCATCCCGCCCTGCTGCCGGCATTCCCGGGTGCCCACGGAGTGGCTGATGCGTTGTCCTACGGTGTAAAGGTCACCGGCTGTACGGTGCATCTGGTGGATGCCGGCGTGGACACCGGGCCGATACTGGCGCAGCAGGCCGTTCCGGTGCTCGAGGGTGACGACGAAGAGACATTGCACGAGCGCATCAAGGTCATCGAACGGCGACTACTCGTCGACGTGGTGGCCGCGATTGCCACCGGCGGCCTGACCTGCATCGGACGAAAGGCGACTCTGGGATGA
- a CDS encoding VWA domain-containing protein → MAKPFGGHSSRYSAYTGGPDPLAPPVDLREALEQIGHDVMAGASPRRALSELLRRGTKTMPGADRLAAEANRRRRELLRRNNLDGTLQEIKRLLDEAVLAERKQLARALDDDARFSELQLDALPPSPAKAVQELSEYRWRSGEAREKYGQIKDLLGRELLDQRFAGMKQALEGATDEDRRRVNEMLDDLNDLLDKHARGEDTPQDFQDFMDKHGEFFPENPRNVEELLDSLAKRAAAAQRFRNSLSQEQRDELDALAQQAFGSPSLMQALSRLDTHLQAARPGEDWTGSQQFSGDNPFGMGEGTQALADIAELEQLAEQLSQSYPGATMDDVDLDALSRQLGDQAAVDARTLAELERALVNQGFLDRGSDGQWRLSPKAMRRLGETALRDVVQQLSGRRGERDHRRAGAAGELTGATRPWQFGDTEPWNISRTLTNAVLRQAGTTSMPRSGIRITVDDVEVSETETRTQAAVALLVDTSFSMVMENRWLPMKRTALALNHLVCTRFRSDALQIIAFGRYARTVTAAELTGLEGVYEQGTNLHHALALAGRHLRKHPNAQPVVLVVTDGEPTAHLEDFSGDGSATVFFDYPPHPRTIAHTVRSFDDMARLGAQITIFRLGSDPGLARFIDQVARRVEGRVVEPDLDGLGAAVVGDYLRSRRRR, encoded by the coding sequence ATGGCTAAGCCTTTTGGGGGACACTCTTCGCGCTACTCGGCATACACCGGCGGACCCGACCCGCTGGCGCCGCCGGTCGATTTGCGCGAGGCCCTCGAACAGATCGGCCACGACGTGATGGCCGGCGCCTCGCCGCGCCGGGCACTGTCCGAACTGCTGCGCCGCGGCACCAAGACCATGCCCGGCGCCGACCGGCTGGCCGCGGAGGCAAACCGGCGCCGACGGGAGCTGTTGCGCCGCAACAACTTAGACGGCACTTTGCAAGAGATCAAACGACTGCTCGACGAAGCGGTGCTGGCCGAACGCAAGCAACTGGCCCGCGCACTGGACGACGACGCCCGATTCTCGGAGCTGCAGCTGGATGCGTTACCGCCGTCACCGGCCAAAGCCGTTCAGGAGCTTTCCGAGTACCGCTGGCGCAGCGGTGAGGCCCGCGAAAAATACGGCCAGATCAAGGATTTGCTCGGCCGCGAGCTGCTCGACCAACGCTTCGCCGGGATGAAGCAAGCACTGGAAGGCGCGACCGACGAGGACCGGCGCCGGGTCAACGAGATGCTGGACGATCTCAACGACCTGTTGGACAAGCACGCCCGCGGCGAGGACACCCCGCAGGACTTCCAAGACTTCATGGACAAGCACGGCGAGTTCTTTCCGGAGAACCCGCGCAACGTCGAGGAGCTGCTGGACTCGCTGGCCAAGCGGGCAGCCGCGGCGCAGCGATTCCGCAACAGCCTGAGCCAGGAGCAGCGGGACGAGCTTGATGCGTTGGCGCAGCAGGCATTTGGCTCGCCGTCGCTGATGCAGGCGCTGAGCCGGCTCGATACCCATCTGCAAGCCGCGCGCCCCGGCGAGGATTGGACCGGATCGCAGCAGTTCTCCGGGGACAACCCGTTCGGTATGGGCGAGGGCACCCAGGCGCTGGCCGATATCGCTGAGCTGGAGCAGCTGGCCGAGCAATTGTCGCAGAGCTACCCGGGCGCCACCATGGACGACGTCGACCTCGACGCGCTGTCGCGCCAGCTCGGCGACCAGGCTGCCGTCGACGCCAGAACGCTCGCCGAATTGGAACGCGCACTGGTCAATCAGGGTTTCCTGGATCGTGGTTCCGACGGCCAGTGGCGCCTGTCGCCCAAGGCGATGCGCAGGCTGGGCGAGACCGCGTTACGTGATGTGGTGCAACAGCTTTCCGGACGTCGTGGCGAACGGGATCACCGGCGCGCCGGTGCCGCCGGAGAGCTGACCGGTGCGACCCGGCCCTGGCAGTTCGGTGACACCGAGCCGTGGAACATCTCCCGGACGCTGACCAATGCCGTACTGCGCCAGGCCGGGACGACGTCGATGCCCCGTTCGGGCATTCGGATCACCGTCGACGACGTTGAGGTTTCCGAGACCGAGACCCGTACCCAGGCCGCGGTTGCGTTGCTGGTCGACACCTCATTTTCGATGGTGATGGAAAATCGGTGGCTGCCGATGAAGCGAACGGCACTGGCGCTCAATCACTTGGTGTGCACGCGTTTCCGCTCAGATGCCCTGCAGATCATTGCGTTTGGCCGCTACGCCCGAACCGTGACGGCGGCCGAGCTGACGGGTTTGGAAGGTGTCTATGAGCAGGGCACCAACCTGCATCACGCACTGGCGCTGGCGGGACGTCACCTGCGCAAGCATCCCAACGCACAGCCGGTCGTGCTGGTGGTGACCGACGGTGAGCCCACCGCCCATTTGGAGGATTTCAGCGGCGACGGTTCTGCGACCGTGTTCTTCGACTACCCACCGCATCCGCGGACCATTGCCCACACGGTGCGGAGTTTCGACGATATGGCCCGGCTGG
- the purH gene encoding bifunctional phosphoribosylaminoimidazolecarboxamide formyltransferase/IMP cyclohydrolase: MTGDGVRKPIRRALISVYDKTGLVELAQGLTAAGVEIVSTGSTAKTIAGKGIPVTRVEELTGFPEVLDGRVKTLHPRVHAGLLADLRKPEHQAALDKLGVAAFELLVVNLYPFSQTVESGAGIDECVEQIDIGGPSMVRAAAKNFPSVAVVTDPLGYDGVLAALRSGGFSLGERKKLASLAFQHTAEYDIAVASWMQSTLAPEQPETAFPHWFARNWRRQAILRYGENPHQQAALYTDPGAWPGLAQAEQLHGKEMSYNNFTDADAAWRAAFDHEQICVAVIKHANPCGIAISSVSVADAHRKAHACDPLSAYGGVIAANTEVSVEMAEYVSTIFTEVIVAPAYEPGALDLLARKKNVRVLLAPEPQNSGAELRPISGGLLMQQRDQLDAPGDNPANWTLVTGSPADPATLTDLVFAWRACRAVKSNAIVIVTDGATVGVGMGQVNRVDAARLAVERGNARGGERVRGAVAASDAFFPFPDGLQTLTAAGVEAIVHPGGSVRDDEVTAAAAEAGVTLYLTGARHFAH, encoded by the coding sequence ATGACCGGCGACGGCGTAAGGAAGCCGATCCGCCGCGCGTTGATCAGCGTGTACGACAAAACGGGGCTGGTAGAACTGGCTCAGGGCTTGACGGCGGCCGGCGTCGAGATCGTCTCCACCGGATCAACGGCGAAGACCATTGCCGGCAAAGGCATTCCGGTAACCCGCGTCGAGGAGCTCACCGGCTTTCCGGAGGTGCTCGACGGCCGGGTTAAGACCTTGCACCCACGCGTGCACGCCGGGCTGCTGGCCGACCTGCGTAAGCCCGAACACCAGGCCGCGCTGGACAAACTCGGGGTCGCGGCGTTCGAACTGCTGGTGGTCAACCTGTATCCGTTCAGCCAGACGGTCGAATCCGGCGCGGGTATCGACGAATGCGTCGAACAGATCGACATCGGCGGGCCGTCGATGGTTCGGGCGGCGGCCAAGAATTTTCCCAGCGTGGCCGTGGTCACCGACCCACTCGGGTACGACGGGGTGCTTGCCGCGCTGCGCAGCGGCGGATTTAGCCTCGGCGAGCGTAAGAAGCTGGCGTCACTGGCATTTCAGCACACCGCCGAATACGACATCGCCGTCGCGAGCTGGATGCAGTCGACGCTGGCGCCAGAGCAGCCCGAAACGGCCTTCCCGCATTGGTTCGCCCGAAACTGGCGCCGTCAGGCGATCCTGCGCTACGGCGAGAACCCGCACCAGCAGGCCGCCCTCTACACCGACCCGGGCGCGTGGCCAGGGCTGGCACAAGCCGAGCAGCTGCACGGAAAAGAGATGTCTTACAACAACTTCACCGACGCGGATGCGGCCTGGCGGGCGGCCTTCGATCACGAACAAATCTGTGTGGCCGTCATCAAGCACGCTAACCCCTGCGGCATCGCAATCTCGTCGGTTTCCGTCGCCGACGCACATCGCAAGGCCCATGCCTGCGACCCGCTGAGCGCCTACGGCGGCGTGATCGCGGCCAACACCGAGGTCAGCGTCGAGATGGCGGAGTACGTCAGCACTATCTTCACCGAAGTCATCGTCGCGCCGGCGTACGAGCCGGGTGCCCTAGACCTATTGGCGCGCAAGAAGAACGTCCGGGTGCTGCTGGCGCCCGAACCGCAGAACAGCGGCGCCGAATTGCGTCCGATCAGCGGAGGGCTGCTGATGCAGCAGCGCGACCAGCTCGACGCACCCGGCGACAACCCGGCCAACTGGACGCTGGTAACCGGATCGCCGGCCGACCCGGCGACGTTGACCGATTTGGTGTTCGCCTGGCGCGCCTGCCGCGCGGTGAAGTCGAACGCGATCGTGATCGTCACCGACGGCGCCACCGTGGGGGTCGGCATGGGTCAGGTCAATCGGGTCGATGCCGCGCGGCTGGCCGTCGAACGAGGTAATGCACGCGGCGGCGAGCGAGTGCGCGGCGCCGTCGCGGCCTCCGATGCCTTCTTCCCGTTTCCCGACGGACTGCAGACGCTGACCGCTGCGGGGGTCGAGGCGATCGTGCATCCCGGCGGGTCGGTGCGCGACGACGAGGTAACTGCAGCGGCGGCCGAAGCCGGTGTCACCCTATATCTCACCGGAGCGCGCCACTTCGCCCACTGA
- a CDS encoding ATP-binding protein, with protein MVTSPSNLPRTVGELRASGHRERGVKQEIRENLLTALAEGSDITAVWPGILGFEDTVLPQVERALIAGHDFVLLGERGQGKTRLLRALTGLLDEWTPVIAGAELGEHPYRPITPESIRRAAQLRDDLPVAWKHRSERYTEKLATPDTSVADLVGDIDPIKVAEGRSLGDPETIAYGLIPRAHRGIVAVNELPDLAERIQVSMLNVMEERDIQVRGYTLRLPLDVLVVASANPEDYTNRGRIITPLKDRFGAEIRTHYPLELDAEVGVIVQEAHLSAQVPDYLMQVIARFARYLRESHSIDQRSGVSARFAIAAAETVAAAARHRGAVLGETDPVARVVDLGTVIDVLRGKLEFESGEEGREQAVLEHLLRRSTADTASRVLGGIDVAQLVTAVERGSSVTTGERVSAKDVLAAVPGLPVVDRIARKLGAESEGERAAALELALEALYLAKRIDKVSGEGQTVYG; from the coding sequence GTGGTGACTTCACCGAGTAACCTGCCGCGTACCGTGGGCGAGCTGCGTGCCTCCGGTCATCGTGAGCGGGGGGTCAAGCAAGAAATCCGGGAAAACCTGCTGACTGCATTGGCCGAGGGGTCCGATATCACGGCCGTCTGGCCGGGGATCCTGGGCTTTGAGGACACGGTGTTGCCGCAAGTGGAGCGGGCCCTGATCGCAGGTCATGACTTCGTCCTGCTCGGCGAACGCGGCCAGGGCAAGACCCGGCTGCTGCGCGCGTTGACCGGGCTGCTCGACGAGTGGACGCCGGTGATCGCCGGAGCCGAACTGGGGGAGCACCCGTATCGGCCGATCACGCCGGAATCGATCCGGCGGGCCGCGCAACTGCGTGATGACCTGCCGGTGGCATGGAAGCATCGCAGCGAGCGCTATACGGAGAAGCTGGCCACCCCCGACACCAGCGTGGCTGACCTGGTCGGCGACATCGACCCGATCAAAGTCGCCGAGGGCCGCAGTCTCGGCGACCCCGAGACCATCGCTTACGGCCTGATCCCGCGGGCACATCGCGGTATCGTCGCGGTCAACGAATTGCCCGACCTGGCCGAGCGCATTCAGGTGTCGATGCTCAACGTCATGGAGGAGCGCGACATCCAGGTCCGCGGCTACACGCTGCGGCTGCCGTTGGACGTCCTGGTCGTCGCCAGCGCCAACCCCGAGGACTACACCAACCGCGGTCGCATCATCACGCCCCTCAAGGACCGGTTCGGCGCCGAAATCCGTACCCACTACCCGCTGGAGCTGGATGCGGAAGTGGGTGTGATCGTGCAGGAGGCGCACTTGAGCGCGCAGGTACCCGACTATCTGATGCAGGTGATCGCGCGATTCGCCCGGTACCTGCGGGAGTCGCACTCGATCGACCAACGGTCCGGGGTGTCGGCCCGATTCGCTATCGCAGCGGCGGAAACGGTCGCGGCCGCGGCGCGGCATCGGGGCGCGGTGCTGGGCGAGACGGATCCGGTGGCCCGCGTGGTCGATCTGGGAACGGTGATCGACGTGTTGCGGGGCAAGCTGGAGTTCGAGTCCGGCGAAGAAGGCCGCGAACAGGCCGTACTCGAGCATCTGTTGCGCCGTTCGACCGCCGACACCGCGTCCCGAGTGCTCGGCGGCATCGACGTCGCCCAATTGGTGACCGCCGTCGAGCGGGGTTCGTCCGTGACGACAGGCGAGCGGGTGTCGGCCAAGGACGTGCTGGCCGCGGTTCCGGGGCTGCCCGTCGTCGACAGGATCGCCAGAAAGCTGGGCGCGGAATCCGAGGGTGAGCGCGCCGCCGCGCTGGAACTCGCGTTGGAGGCGTTGTACCTTGCCAAGCGCATCGACAAGGTGTCCGGGGAAGGCCAAACCGTCTATGGCTAA